From the genome of Leguminivora glycinivorella isolate SPB_JAAS2020 chromosome Z, LegGlyc_1.1, whole genome shotgun sequence, one region includes:
- the LOC125241412 gene encoding uncharacterized protein LOC125241412 has translation MDGKVSKWQDLVDVYRTDCRHAQARLLHKLNDEHILPEKIKKMKVKNCVRVFSQTMAAALSYTASFSHYADGTPVSATLSNTAELVAFLDDLFDSVNGASTHHKHTKGKQLRTAVTENSKHHDFWVKAIEIIEKIEFRDINGKLTTVPTLKNWLTTLKSYQRLWQVMKEKISR, from the exons ATGGACGGCAAAGTGTCGAAGTGGCAAGACTTGGTGGACGTGTACCGCACGGACTGCCGCCACGCGCAAGCTCGCCTGCTGCACAAGCTCAACGACGAGCACATACTCCCGGAGAAAATCAAGAAAATGAAG GTGAAAAACTGTGTGCGTGTTTTCAGTCAAACCATGGCAGCAGCTTTATCTTACACAGCTTCATTTT CGCACTACGCGGACGGCACGCCTGTGAGCGCTACGCTGTCCAACACGGCAGAACTGGTGGCCTTCCTCGATGACCTGTTCGACAGCGTCAACGGCGCCAGCACCCACCACAAGCACACAAAGGGAAAGCAACTGCGGACTGCCGTAACTGAAAACTCAAAACATCACGATTTCTGGGTGAAGGCGatagaaataatagaaaaaattgaATTCCGTGATATCAACGGAAAATTGACAACAGTTCCGACGTTGAAAAATTGGTTGACAACTTTAAAAAGCTATCAAAGGCTGTGGCAGgttatgaaagaaaaaatatcaagatAA